Proteins encoded in a region of the Spirochaetota bacterium genome:
- a CDS encoding S1/P1 nuclease encodes MRSFRITVLASTLCLFLFSPASGWDGGGHMLVARIAHDRLDAAARQRVSTIASRLNNNGTNYTFITLACWMDDIKDRNSTSPYKGKFRTWHYINIGCSPSDPDVFADSAALTATNGDIVRALSHATSALRIGKFDEIIPDEAIALAVIVHLAGDIHQPMHTASRYDPNPTKGESPNDAGGNAVSIANLADTPWKKNLHTFWDEAYRRYYDDGKARALPELTADDGTGMHEWLDRLTPHTPTNLAFDAHRWARETQSLGCTLAYGELREPYGAKNIVLKERYVTGAAAAAQRQIVLAGWRLASLLQGMYRK; translated from the coding sequence ATGAGATCATTCCGTATCACGGTACTCGCATCGACTCTCTGTCTATTCCTCTTTTCCCCTGCTTCCGGCTGGGACGGCGGCGGGCATATGCTCGTCGCACGTATCGCGCACGACCGACTTGATGCAGCCGCACGCCAACGCGTATCGACGATCGCATCGCGGCTGAACAACAACGGCACGAATTACACGTTCATCACCCTCGCCTGCTGGATGGATGACATCAAGGACAGGAATTCGACATCGCCGTACAAAGGGAAATTCCGGACATGGCATTACATCAACATCGGCTGTTCCCCGAGCGACCCCGATGTGTTCGCCGACAGCGCTGCCCTCACCGCAACGAACGGCGATATCGTCCGTGCGCTATCACATGCGACATCAGCGCTCAGGATAGGAAAATTCGACGAAATTATCCCGGATGAAGCGATCGCCCTCGCTGTCATCGTACATCTTGCAGGCGATATACATCAGCCGATGCATACGGCATCGCGGTATGACCCGAATCCGACGAAGGGTGAAAGCCCCAATGACGCCGGCGGCAATGCGGTGAGCATTGCGAATCTCGCCGATACGCCTTGGAAAAAGAACCTTCACACATTCTGGGATGAAGCCTATCGCCGATATTACGATGACGGAAAAGCACGCGCGCTCCCGGAGCTTACCGCGGACGACGGCACCGGTATGCATGAATGGCTCGATCGGCTTACACCGCATACCCCGACCAACCTTGCCTTCGATGCACATCGCTGGGCGCGGGAAACGCAGTCGCTCGGCTGCACGCTCGCATACGGGGAACTCCGCGAACCGTACGGCGCGAAGAATATCGTGCTGAAAGAGCGGTATGTGACAGGGGCCGCAGCGGCAGCACAGCGGCAGATCGTGCTCGCCGGGTGGCGTCTCGCGTCGCTGCTGCAGGGGATGTACCGCAAATAA
- a CDS encoding class I SAM-dependent rRNA methyltransferase, giving the protein MKTVTLAKKKEKLPLSHHPWVFSGAIAEKGEAAPGEIVRVVTSEDKFIAYGHLGSRAQVAMHLLEWDERAVVDGAWFTKKIHDAVARRTPLRERADTDAVRLIYSESDLLPGLIVDQYTDVLVVMILTPGMDALRQVIIDALISAVSPKAIYERSDAHAAKAEGMTAHEGLLYGALPPEIVIHENGRKFICDVAEGQKTGFFLDQRENRRIAASFTQGRTLDCFCYTGGFSMSMASRAASMTVVDSSAAALDILKKNAGLNGLSLPDENIITANAFEYLRGVKKDSFDTIVLDPPKLAPSRSAVPKALRAYKDVNLSAMKCLSPGGMLITFSCSGGVSREEFRTVISWAAKDAHREVQFIHALSQAEDHPVRASFPESEYLTGEVCRVI; this is encoded by the coding sequence ATGAAAACCGTCACGCTCGCAAAGAAAAAAGAAAAGCTCCCCCTCTCCCATCACCCGTGGGTATTCTCCGGCGCTATTGCCGAAAAGGGTGAAGCGGCCCCCGGCGAGATAGTGCGCGTCGTCACGAGCGAAGATAAATTCATCGCCTATGGGCATCTCGGCTCGCGCGCGCAGGTGGCCATGCATCTCCTCGAATGGGATGAACGCGCCGTTGTCGATGGGGCATGGTTCACGAAGAAGATCCATGATGCTGTCGCACGCCGCACGCCGCTCCGCGAACGGGCGGATACGGATGCCGTTCGGCTCATCTATTCCGAATCGGACCTCCTCCCCGGCCTCATCGTCGACCAATACACGGACGTACTCGTCGTAATGATACTGACGCCCGGTATGGACGCGCTCCGTCAGGTCATTATCGATGCGCTCATTTCCGCAGTATCTCCGAAAGCGATATACGAACGCTCCGATGCGCATGCGGCAAAAGCCGAGGGGATGACGGCACATGAAGGGCTCCTCTACGGAGCACTCCCGCCTGAGATCGTCATCCATGAGAACGGGAGAAAGTTCATCTGCGACGTTGCAGAAGGACAGAAAACGGGGTTCTTCCTCGATCAGCGCGAGAACAGACGCATTGCCGCTTCCTTTACGCAGGGGCGTACCCTTGACTGTTTCTGCTATACGGGCGGTTTCTCGATGAGCATGGCTTCGCGCGCAGCCTCCATGACCGTCGTCGATTCATCGGCGGCGGCACTGGATATCCTGAAAAAGAACGCGGGCTTGAACGGTCTATCGCTCCCTGATGAGAACATCATCACTGCGAATGCGTTCGAATATCTCCGCGGGGTGAAGAAGGATTCCTTTGACACCATCGTGCTCGATCCGCCGAAGCTCGCGCCGTCGCGTTCTGCCGTACCCAAGGCACTCCGCGCGTACAAGGATGTGAACCTCTCCGCAATGAAATGCCTTTCCCCCGGCGGTATGCTCATAACGTTCTCATGCTCAGGCGGCGTATCGCGCGAGGAATTCAGAACGGTGATAAGCTGGGCGGCGAAGGATGCGCACCGCGAAGTGCAGTTCATCCATGCGCTCTCGCAGGCGGAGGATCACCCCGTCCGAGCATCGTTCCCGGAATCGGAATATCTCACCGGCGAGGTGTGCCGGGTCATCTGA
- a CDS encoding IclR family transcriptional regulator, producing MRVIGSFSKGLKILSHLASHDGARLSDIAAAFDMPASNMTLFLNSLMSEGFAVKDADGYHLTARIGELANTAAGCFSELKRVTSGIIHELHERFDENVLLGVLSGDRLLFIERLQSSRPVQIINDATISYLPHVTAAGKAIIAFWDEARLDEYLSVTPLTKYTDRTITVKATLREELAAVKKNGYALNRGEYEEAIMAASVPVFLDGPIASITVQFPSFRYSERDLERHAQEMLKCRSDRLRRVR from the coding sequence ATGAGGGTCATCGGATCGTTCTCCAAAGGGCTGAAGATACTGTCGCATCTGGCTTCACATGACGGGGCCAGGCTCTCCGATATCGCGGCAGCGTTCGATATGCCCGCGTCGAACATGACGCTCTTTCTCAACTCGCTCATGAGCGAGGGATTTGCGGTGAAAGATGCGGACGGATATCATCTCACGGCACGCATCGGCGAGCTTGCCAATACCGCCGCCGGCTGTTTCAGTGAGCTCAAGAGGGTGACATCCGGTATCATCCATGAACTCCATGAGCGTTTTGACGAGAACGTGCTCCTGGGCGTGCTGTCCGGGGACAGGCTTCTATTCATCGAACGCCTGCAGTCTTCAAGGCCGGTACAGATAATCAATGACGCAACTATATCCTATCTGCCCCATGTGACGGCGGCGGGAAAGGCCATTATCGCGTTCTGGGATGAGGCGCGGCTCGATGAATATCTATCCGTCACACCGCTGACGAAATATACTGACAGAACGATCACGGTAAAGGCGACACTGCGGGAAGAATTAGCGGCGGTGAAAAAGAACGGCTATGCGCTCAATCGCGGCGAGTATGAAGAGGCGATAATGGCGGCGTCTGTGCCGGTGTTCCTTGACGGCCCGATCGCATCGATAACAGTGCAATTTCCCTCGTTCCGCTACAGCGAGCGAGACCTTGAACGACATGCACAGGAGATGCTTAAGTGCCGAAGCGATCGTTTGCGCAGGGTCAGATGA
- a CDS encoding aldehyde dehydrogenase family protein encodes MFHAKNLIHGTLIESGNPAPVINPATEAPCGTQEKASIALADEALLAAKNAFPVYSHLSINERASLIMTLREKIISRKEGIIDLLVAETGKTNENAGYDFSMLVDCLAFFIEEVKRHYAKSIPDYDNKFFNQLVYEPTGVVAAFLAWNFPLLNLGYKLGPILASGCTCVIKPSAETPLATALVGELIAETAFPAGTVNIVLGESTDIGYALAHSNIPRLLTMIGSTYGGMKLIENSTSSVKRFSLELGGNAPVIVFDDADVNTAVEAIVDLKFSNAGQICVAPNRVFVHEKVYASFLSKAKRLAEAYTPGSGACKAPAIQPVISKRAFDRILASIDTSMKDGANLICGGTRMKKPGYFIAPTILETPSASMDICANEIFGPVMPIVRFTDTDDIFAVANECDAGLASYLFTDSNARIMDATERLLYGNICVNGVHYSIQLPHGGLKQSGYGKDIGHLCLDDYFDVKRVSVRR; translated from the coding sequence ATGTTCCATGCAAAGAACCTGATACATGGCACGCTTATCGAGAGCGGAAATCCCGCGCCGGTGATCAATCCTGCGACCGAAGCGCCATGCGGCACGCAGGAAAAAGCATCGATCGCGCTTGCAGACGAAGCGCTCCTCGCGGCGAAGAACGCATTCCCTGTGTACTCGCACCTGTCCATCAATGAACGTGCATCGCTGATAATGACGCTCAGGGAGAAGATCATCTCACGAAAGGAAGGGATCATCGATCTTCTCGTTGCCGAGACGGGGAAGACGAATGAGAATGCCGGCTATGACTTCTCCATGCTCGTCGACTGCCTCGCCTTTTTCATTGAAGAGGTGAAGCGGCACTATGCGAAAAGCATCCCCGACTACGACAATAAATTCTTCAATCAGCTCGTTTACGAACCGACGGGCGTTGTCGCGGCATTCCTTGCTTGGAATTTCCCGCTCCTCAATCTCGGCTACAAGCTCGGCCCCATTCTCGCGAGCGGATGCACGTGCGTGATAAAGCCGTCGGCGGAAACACCGCTTGCCACTGCGCTGGTCGGTGAGCTTATCGCGGAGACCGCATTCCCCGCCGGTACGGTGAATATCGTGCTCGGTGAATCGACGGATATTGGATATGCGCTTGCCCATTCGAACATACCGCGGCTGCTTACGATGATCGGGTCGACATACGGCGGCATGAAGCTGATAGAGAATTCAACATCGAGCGTGAAGCGTTTTTCGCTTGAACTCGGCGGCAATGCGCCGGTCATTGTCTTCGATGACGCCGATGTCAATACGGCAGTCGAAGCCATTGTTGATCTGAAATTCTCGAATGCCGGGCAGATATGTGTTGCGCCGAATCGTGTTTTCGTGCATGAAAAAGTGTATGCATCATTTCTTTCCAAAGCAAAGCGTCTTGCCGAGGCATATACGCCGGGGAGCGGCGCATGCAAGGCACCCGCGATACAGCCGGTCATATCGAAGAGAGCGTTCGACCGCATACTGGCATCGATAGATACATCCATGAAGGACGGTGCGAACCTTATTTGCGGCGGCACACGGATGAAAAAACCCGGATACTTCATCGCTCCGACGATACTGGAAACACCGAGTGCATCGATGGATATCTGTGCGAACGAGATATTCGGGCCGGTCATGCCCATCGTGCGGTTCACCGATACTGATGACATTTTCGCCGTTGCCAACGAGTGCGATGCGGGGCTTGCATCGTACCTGTTCACGGACAGCAATGCCCGTATCATGGATGCGACCGAGCGGCTCCTGTACGGGAATATCTGCGTCAACGGAGTTCACTACTCGATACAGCTCCCGCACGGCGGGTTAAAGCAGAGCGGGTACGGAAAGGACATCGGTCATCTCTGTCTTGACGATTATTTCGATGTCAAACGTGTTTCGGTACGAAGGTAG
- a CDS encoding beta-L-arabinofuranosidase domain-containing protein, translating to MSGRTVAEQKSPHAVCGSVPLSQVRWTGGFWGQRFDQCAHRTLPLLYDLGADPARGHLIENFRIAAGLSQGERNGSDWKDEWMYKWIEAGVSIHDVTRDETLAAHIDECIALVEKTQARDGYVTTHITKPEERYTSPYRHELYVMGHLITAACLDHRLRGTTRFLSIATKAADHIHAVFIPRSPKHAHFCINPSIIMACVDLYRETKAKKYLDLANCFIDMRGSAPKGEAQQQLPPEERTIPPHPSIGGPGGSDLNQTRIPLRDETVVVGHSVFWSYLYAGAADAYLESGDESLRTALERLWGDLVRSKMYVTGGVGALHHGFTVRKTAEGKYTSCDDVHEAVGHSYELTNATTQTYNETCSQIGVFLWAYRMLCMSGEARYAEIMEREMYNGFLSSLSADGESWFYINPLASHGKEQDVLAHNGTLVRNQPAATHTCCPTNMTRVIAAMHGYFYGVSDNGLWIHHYGSSTYAGSGIEIDQRTDYPWDGRVRITVRRAPSAKMRISLRIPEWAAKAMIKLNGVIQKGTLTPGTYCSITRTWKAGDSIELVMPMGVRLIAAHPKVESASNHAAVARGPIIYCLESPDLPKKIDLFRVHISRNAKFETHVEPKCLGGIVTVSTIATAGPSKDWDGALYQEMPRGMMKKIKVRLIPYYAWANRGISKMSIWLPLA from the coding sequence ATGAGTGGTCGAACAGTGGCGGAGCAAAAAAGCCCGCATGCCGTGTGCGGAAGCGTACCGCTTTCGCAGGTGCGGTGGACCGGCGGTTTTTGGGGACAGCGTTTCGACCAATGCGCGCACAGAACGCTCCCGCTCCTCTATGATCTCGGGGCCGACCCGGCGCGGGGGCATCTTATCGAGAATTTCCGTATCGCGGCAGGGCTTTCGCAGGGTGAGCGCAACGGCAGCGACTGGAAAGACGAATGGATGTATAAGTGGATAGAAGCGGGGGTCTCTATCCATGATGTTACAAGGGACGAAACGCTCGCAGCACATATCGACGAATGCATTGCGCTCGTCGAAAAAACACAGGCGCGCGACGGATATGTCACCACGCATATAACCAAACCCGAAGAACGATACACGAGCCCGTATCGGCATGAACTCTATGTGATGGGGCATCTTATCACCGCAGCCTGTCTTGATCATCGCCTGCGGGGTACAACTCGCTTCCTTTCGATCGCGACAAAGGCTGCCGATCACATCCATGCAGTATTCATTCCCCGATCGCCCAAGCATGCACATTTCTGCATAAATCCGTCCATCATCATGGCGTGCGTCGATCTCTATCGCGAAACGAAGGCAAAGAAATATCTTGATCTTGCGAACTGCTTCATCGATATGCGCGGCTCGGCGCCGAAGGGCGAGGCGCAGCAGCAGCTGCCACCTGAAGAACGGACCATACCGCCGCATCCGAGCATCGGCGGGCCGGGAGGAAGCGACCTCAATCAGACACGCATACCCCTTCGCGATGAGACTGTCGTCGTGGGGCACTCGGTGTTCTGGTCATATCTCTATGCCGGTGCGGCGGACGCATATCTTGAATCCGGCGACGAAAGTCTGCGTACCGCGCTTGAGCGTCTGTGGGGCGACCTCGTACGTTCAAAGATGTATGTAACCGGCGGCGTGGGGGCGCTTCATCACGGATTTACCGTGCGTAAAACCGCTGAGGGAAAATATACGAGCTGCGACGATGTGCATGAGGCGGTCGGCCATTCCTATGAACTGACGAATGCGACGACACAGACCTACAATGAGACCTGTTCGCAGATCGGCGTATTCCTGTGGGCATACCGAATGCTCTGTATGAGCGGTGAGGCGCGCTATGCCGAGATCATGGAGCGTGAGATGTACAACGGTTTCCTTTCGAGTCTTTCCGCGGACGGGGAGAGCTGGTTCTATATAAATCCCCTCGCCTCGCACGGCAAAGAGCAGGATGTGCTTGCGCATAACGGCACGCTCGTGAGGAATCAGCCTGCGGCAACACACACCTGCTGCCCGACGAATATGACGAGGGTGATCGCCGCGATGCACGGGTATTTCTATGGCGTATCGGATAACGGATTATGGATACATCATTACGGCAGCAGCACTTATGCAGGGAGCGGCATCGAGATCGATCAGAGAACGGATTATCCGTGGGACGGCAGGGTACGCATCACAGTACGCCGTGCGCCGTCCGCAAAGATGCGTATCTCGCTTCGTATCCCCGAATGGGCGGCAAAGGCGATGATAAAGCTTAACGGGGTGATACAAAAAGGAACACTGACACCAGGCACGTACTGCTCCATCACACGAACTTGGAAAGCCGGCGACAGCATCGAACTGGTAATGCCAATGGGTGTCCGGCTCATCGCTGCACACCCGAAGGTTGAAAGCGCATCGAATCACGCTGCCGTTGCGCGCGGACCGATCATCTACTGTCTTGAATCCCCCGATCTGCCGAAGAAGATCGATCTCTTCCGTGTACATATTTCGCGTAATGCGAAATTCGAAACGCACGTTGAGCCGAAATGTCTTGGGGGAATAGTGACCGTATCGACGATCGCCACGGCGGGGCCTTCAAAGGATTGGGATGGAGCATTATATCAGGAGATGCCGCGGGGGATGATGAAGAAAATAAAGGTGCGGCTTATCCCGTACTACGCATGGGCGAACCGTGGTATATCGAAGATGTCGATATGGCTGCCGCTGGCATAA
- a CDS encoding glycoside hydrolase domain-containing protein encodes MSKGMTNSTVRTAVKGSILYAACMLLCTALSAAEAKCLDRDLTFCVTFDKMSTAADAACGESASTTFKDNLEFRSVVGRDGKNAFNRKTPSELLRYDAVKNIHWKQGTVSFWIMAKNYSPGGVKSSDTEKCHKPYLNIYLSDGERWTQLFLYQYHSTPTAIFYWQNSGCGQKTYKLAGAPLNVIDRGMWFHIAATWDDEQIRIYLNGEMQKSTPLPQEAKLPDNFTPVGSKSYIAVREMLWKGNNPDFDDTGRDTVIDDIKIYSRALTESEVRSSYDDAAGGGEAGVKAERSRFDIQLSGVDDGAGDLDRLEAVIDLRPLSDEWQGRIHKGGVRAEYSLLAPSGKIAKGVWSAVPVRDMRIISNVSEAGEYALTVKVISAEGSSEEAVKKVVRPDTSWFGNTLGCDDVVPSPWTSMSIDDKNVVRVWERDYHFGYSPLPEKIVHSGASLLTKAPEIVIMTPEGKADITYTVTQRVIKNSFIGLKGTGKSKNFTITWRTKVEFDGFIRLDYTVEGSPVIDSMKIVWTVDRRYARYLMTPLLQIAGTGVYETAFPSSDRTTIQFGDKRTCLWFTSDRKGFSWSPEHDANWVYDPLVDKSIKASIDDTGGHAEVTMIHRRTTIPAGAYYHAMFIATPSRPLPERSRTYRFGGYGQYSNCDIAFVHHAGEGTESIFTLKPNAFFGDYVDHWKDQIKFQKNAKTNLAIFGASTALNNYSPEGRYFGAYWDITGNDNSFAFPVRPSYTRGSNEQQCMTINADPKTAYSDFILANIKQLFDHPKQAHAAVYYDLCVNYLSANERNGMRFQDAFGRWINTYIIVGLRDHLKRTTSYCHSRGRNTIYHAHSYFNPMIHAFADYWYPGEQYCSMMQEKNTPYYYSDFISDDVYRSELNMHTKGSAILFLGNLKRANKAYGTEEETRAMCTKLLLNDVPLTIAFEDGNVINTLWGVWMKYRMDSAKVRYYYSQKEITSSNPKVAVTYYMCSGGRTLAVIGNSSAEEQRAAIDIRGVTTASAATDEYAGRPVAVKDGILSVSIPPRHFTIIGF; translated from the coding sequence ATGAGCAAAGGCATGACGAATTCGACGGTGCGCACAGCAGTCAAGGGCAGTATATTGTATGCAGCGTGCATGCTCCTGTGCACAGCACTGTCTGCTGCCGAGGCGAAATGTCTGGACCGTGATCTGACATTCTGCGTGACGTTCGACAAGATGTCGACGGCGGCCGATGCCGCTTGCGGAGAATCGGCATCGACGACGTTCAAGGATAATCTCGAATTCCGATCGGTAGTCGGCCGTGACGGGAAGAACGCGTTCAATAGAAAAACACCGTCCGAGCTGCTGCGCTATGATGCGGTAAAGAACATCCATTGGAAACAAGGCACGGTATCGTTCTGGATAATGGCGAAGAATTACAGCCCCGGCGGTGTGAAAAGTTCCGATACCGAGAAATGCCATAAGCCATACCTGAACATCTATCTGAGCGACGGTGAACGGTGGACACAACTGTTCCTGTATCAGTATCACAGCACGCCAACCGCCATCTTCTACTGGCAGAACTCCGGCTGCGGGCAGAAAACATACAAACTGGCGGGCGCACCGCTCAATGTCATCGATAGGGGCATGTGGTTCCACATAGCTGCGACATGGGACGATGAACAGATCAGGATATATCTCAACGGTGAAATGCAAAAGTCGACGCCCTTGCCGCAGGAGGCGAAGCTTCCCGACAATTTCACGCCGGTTGGTTCGAAGTCATATATAGCAGTGAGGGAAATGCTGTGGAAAGGGAACAATCCCGATTTTGACGATACCGGCAGGGATACCGTGATCGACGATATAAAGATCTATTCCCGCGCGCTCACGGAATCCGAGGTGCGAAGCAGCTATGACGATGCTGCGGGCGGCGGCGAAGCCGGTGTTAAGGCGGAGCGCTCTCGCTTTGATATACAGCTGAGCGGCGTCGATGACGGTGCAGGCGATCTCGACCGGCTGGAAGCGGTCATCGATCTCAGACCGCTCTCGGATGAGTGGCAGGGGCGGATACACAAAGGGGGCGTGCGTGCGGAGTATTCGCTCCTTGCCCCATCGGGTAAGATCGCGAAAGGAGTATGGAGCGCAGTCCCCGTAAGGGATATGCGGATAATTTCGAATGTGAGCGAGGCGGGGGAATATGCGCTTACCGTGAAAGTGATATCGGCAGAGGGTTCGTCTGAGGAGGCAGTAAAGAAGGTGGTCCGCCCGGATACGAGCTGGTTCGGCAATACGCTCGGTTGCGATGATGTCGTTCCCTCTCCGTGGACATCTATGAGCATTGATGACAAGAATGTGGTGCGGGTATGGGAACGCGACTATCACTTTGGGTATTCGCCGCTGCCGGAAAAGATCGTCCATTCGGGTGCCTCGCTGCTGACGAAAGCCCCGGAGATCGTGATCATGACGCCAGAGGGGAAAGCGGATATCACCTATACGGTCACGCAGCGAGTGATAAAGAACTCCTTCATCGGGCTTAAGGGTACAGGAAAATCGAAGAATTTCACGATCACGTGGAGGACCAAGGTCGAATTCGACGGATTCATCCGGCTCGATTACACCGTCGAGGGAAGTCCCGTTATCGATTCGATGAAGATCGTCTGGACGGTTGACCGGCGCTATGCGCGCTACCTGATGACGCCGCTCCTGCAGATAGCCGGTACCGGTGTGTATGAAACCGCATTTCCCTCAAGCGATAGAACGACGATACAGTTTGGCGACAAAAGAACATGTCTATGGTTCACCTCAGACCGGAAAGGCTTTTCCTGGTCGCCGGAACATGATGCGAACTGGGTCTATGATCCATTGGTCGACAAGTCCATTAAGGCGTCCATCGATGATACGGGCGGTCACGCCGAAGTAACGATGATACACCGACGTACCACTATCCCTGCCGGCGCCTACTATCACGCTATGTTCATTGCTACCCCGTCGCGTCCGCTCCCTGAGCGCTCGCGCACGTATCGTTTCGGCGGCTACGGGCAGTATTCGAACTGTGATATCGCATTCGTGCATCATGCCGGTGAAGGCACTGAATCGATATTCACGCTCAAGCCCAATGCGTTCTTCGGCGACTATGTTGATCACTGGAAGGATCAGATCAAATTCCAGAAGAACGCAAAAACGAACCTTGCCATCTTCGGCGCATCGACCGCGCTCAACAACTACAGCCCCGAGGGGAGATACTTCGGCGCATACTGGGATATAACAGGAAATGACAATTCATTCGCCTTTCCCGTGCGCCCCTCGTATACACGCGGATCGAACGAACAGCAGTGCATGACCATCAATGCCGATCCGAAGACCGCGTACAGCGATTTCATTCTCGCAAACATCAAACAGCTTTTCGATCATCCAAAGCAGGCGCACGCCGCCGTGTACTACGACCTGTGCGTCAATTATCTGAGCGCGAACGAAAGGAACGGGATGCGTTTTCAGGATGCGTTCGGCCGGTGGATAAACACCTATATCATCGTCGGCCTTCGCGATCACTTGAAGCGCACGACAAGCTATTGCCACAGCCGCGGACGGAACACGATCTATCACGCGCACAGCTACTTCAATCCCATGATCCATGCATTTGCTGACTATTGGTACCCCGGGGAACAATACTGCTCGATGATGCAGGAGAAGAATACCCCGTATTACTACTCTGACTTCATCAGCGATGACGTATATCGCTCCGAGCTGAATATGCACACGAAGGGATCGGCGATCCTTTTCCTCGGCAATCTTAAGCGGGCGAATAAGGCGTACGGGACGGAGGAAGAGACGCGCGCCATGTGCACGAAGCTTCTCCTGAACGATGTCCCGCTCACCATAGCGTTCGAGGACGGGAATGTCATCAACACGCTGTGGGGCGTGTGGATGAAATACCGAATGGACAGCGCGAAGGTGCGATACTATTATTCACAGAAGGAGATAACATCATCGAACCCGAAAGTCGCCGTAACATACTATATGTGTTCCGGCGGACGCACGCTTGCCGTTATCGGGAATAGCAGCGCAGAGGAACAGCGGGCGGCGATAGATATTCGCGGTGTAACGACTGCATCCGCCGCGACCGACGAATATGCAGGAAGACCGGTCGCGGTAAAGGACGGCATTCTATCAGTATCGATACCGCCGAGACATTTCACGATCATCGGATTCTAA
- a CDS encoding mandelate racemase/muconate lactonizing enzyme family protein, translating to MKISAVDTFVLGADLASPFGFSQWYYQRRMNVIVKISTDEGIAGWGECYGPASLAAEAVNGFYRELLIGLDPRQHEQVWAHLWQRSLDYARKGPMMAALSGIDIALWDIKAKSANMPLWMLLGGKGGAIPCYATGMYFKPAMGESEMMTALLKEADGYIREGFRMIKIKIGKNIAFDKKLIIEFRKKFPDLCIAADANHAYNFKEAVDIGRCLSDNGYAWFEEPLSPENIADHARLRECVTVPIAGGECEQTRYGFAALANVHALDIMQPDIAYCGGITEYQKIAAIASAAHIDMMPHCWGLRINQAVAASAITALPANPGRYEKREVSLEMDRTEHPVRDGIFSRWHEVKNGSLILNDAPGIGVDIDEARIKRFVPEAP from the coding sequence ATGAAGATTTCCGCTGTTGATACATTTGTTCTCGGGGCTGACCTGGCGTCGCCGTTCGGCTTTTCCCAGTGGTATTATCAGCGGCGAATGAATGTGATCGTTAAAATATCTACCGATGAGGGTATTGCCGGCTGGGGAGAATGTTATGGCCCCGCATCACTTGCTGCAGAAGCAGTGAACGGATTTTACCGTGAACTCCTTATCGGGCTCGATCCGCGGCAGCATGAACAGGTATGGGCTCATCTCTGGCAGCGATCGCTCGATTATGCACGCAAAGGGCCCATGATGGCGGCGCTGTCGGGTATCGATATAGCGCTCTGGGATATCAAAGCGAAGAGTGCGAACATGCCGTTATGGATGCTCCTTGGAGGGAAGGGCGGCGCGATACCGTGCTATGCCACCGGCATGTACTTCAAGCCCGCTATGGGCGAAAGCGAGATGATGACAGCACTTCTCAAGGAAGCTGACGGCTATATACGAGAAGGATTTCGTATGATAAAAATAAAGATCGGAAAGAACATCGCGTTCGATAAAAAGCTTATTATCGAATTTCGAAAGAAATTCCCCGATCTTTGTATTGCGGCTGACGCAAATCATGCGTATAACTTTAAAGAAGCCGTCGATATAGGCCGCTGTCTCTCTGACAATGGGTACGCATGGTTCGAGGAGCCGCTTTCACCGGAGAACATTGCCGATCATGCGCGATTGCGGGAGTGTGTGACGGTACCCATCGCCGGCGGTGAATGCGAGCAGACGCGATACGGCTTCGCCGCCCTTGCGAATGTTCATGCACTTGATATCATGCAGCCGGACATCGCCTATTGCGGAGGGATAACGGAGTATCAGAAGATAGCCGCCATCGCATCGGCGGCGCATATCGATATGATGCCGCATTGCTGGGGGCTTCGCATAAATCAGGCGGTGGCGGCAAGCGCAATAACCGCATTGCCTGCGAACCCAGGGCGATACGAAAAACGCGAGGTGTCCCTTGAGATGGACAGGACGGAGCATCCGGTGCGAGACGGCATTTTCTCGCGATGGCATGAAGTGAAGAACGGATCGCTGATCCTGAACGATGCGCCGGGTATCGGCGTCGATATCGATGAAGCGCGGATAAAACGATTTGTTCCGGAGGCGCCATGA